A stretch of Aerosakkonema funiforme FACHB-1375 DNA encodes these proteins:
- a CDS encoding transposase produces the protein MTYNPDIHHRHSIRLKGYDYSQPGAYFFTICCHQRRCLLGEIINGIMQPNIAGATVEALWHNLPRHFPFIKLDAFVIMPNHIHGIILITEHQNNIANNQLLIPQRNHQTSLPNGTKPGSLGAILQNFKSVSTRRVNRLTRNSGTIWQSNYHEEIIRNEQAYNNIRRYIIENPLNWEDDEENLTKFKPI, from the coding sequence ATGACATATAATCCCGACATCCACCATCGCCATTCAATTCGCCTCAAAGGATATGATTATTCCCAACCAGGCGCATATTTTTTCACAATTTGCTGTCACCAAAGGCGATGTTTGCTGGGCGAAATTATCAACGGCATTATGCAACCAAATATAGCAGGTGCAACCGTTGAAGCACTTTGGCATAATTTACCGCGTCATTTTCCTTTTATCAAACTTGATGCTTTTGTCATCATGCCCAATCACATACATGGTATTATTCTTATTACCGAACATCAAAATAATATTGCCAATAACCAACTATTAATACCCCAAAGAAACCATCAAACATCCTTACCCAATGGCACTAAACCAGGTTCTTTGGGTGCAATTTTGCAAAACTTTAAATCAGTTAGCACTCGCAGAGTTAATCGCCTCACGCGCAATTCCGGCACAATTTGGCAGAGCAATTACCACGAAGAAATCATCCGCAACGAACAAGCGTATAATAATATTAGACGCTACATAATCGAAAATCCCCTCAACTGGGAAGATGATGAAGAAAACCTAACCAAATTTAAACCTATTTAA
- a CDS encoding tetratricopeptide repeat protein: protein MQILHLDLKQVAGEYVELRYFLDNPNQYQRRQLPLTEIADLLNLAEQDYYVRLAEDYAKTGQKLYNWLDGSDRFFQRLLNQHQRDGIVLAIATAENLAHLPWEVLHDGNSFLVQKIPGVVPVRWLSSDAVKKLTIEATPENRALNLLFMATSPLKVEPILDFEAEEGRILEATAQARQHLNLIVEESGCLSELGYLIDNYGKGYFDVFHLTGHANLTDAGARFVTETEIGEAYYATAEDIAKELQFQMPKLIFLSGCRTGQAGKVGAVPSMAEELLNLGGKAVLGWGQKVLDSEAKEAAATLYQELAAGKQVTEAVACTYQTLIKIKARDWHLLRLYAAESLPGNLVTSLRTRGRKLAPPASVATEFLDTTGKVKVPKRESFVGRRRQLQSCLRALTQSPEEVGVLIHGMGGLGKSSLAARLSDRLPDFERIVWVGRIDEPSLVNRLAEKLVEFEELQKVVQKEDQELRFRLTRVFGKLEEKGEKPFLLVLDDFEDKNLEPRDRGYVLKTEAARVLEALVWAIRETNSRHRLIITSRYDFESTQLRYFYKQPLDALQGADLRKKCSRLAAFSGEVKVDEALQSQGKRLADGNPRLLEWLDKVLGNSGKSGMSGAGLELLSIENVSEILTKMEGKRIDLREQVLAKALLELMDEPMQEMLSRGLVFELPVPKAALTAVCDSIPNLSGQINRAVALGLLEVSPDASLRVPRILPLKLPENGESLNRLAAEVLYRLWWEESETSTEEQRLEIHRLALRGNVENIAVEMAATLARYWKNRSRFREAVQLCKSTLEIAENYRILHELARSQQELGEVIQAKIYYQQALDNCLAEDETEKAAIIHNLGYLKANTGDIAGAIALYEQSLTITEGIGDIQTKAATLHELGRLKANTGDVAGAIALYEQSLAINESIGNLQGKATTLHELGRLKANTGDIAGAIALYEQSLAITEGIGDIQTKAATLHELGRLKANTGDIAGAIALFKQSLAITEGIGDIQTKAMTLQWLGWLAATEQGDFETGLNYLQQSLEILQHIQSPGSETVREIIARVQQLADSK, encoded by the coding sequence ATGCAAATCCTGCACCTAGACCTAAAACAAGTAGCAGGCGAATATGTAGAACTGCGTTATTTTCTCGATAACCCAAACCAATATCAAAGACGACAACTTCCCCTCACAGAAATCGCTGACTTACTGAACTTAGCCGAACAGGATTATTATGTTCGCCTAGCGGAGGACTACGCCAAAACCGGACAAAAGCTGTATAACTGGTTAGATGGGAGCGATCGCTTTTTCCAAAGACTCCTCAACCAACATCAGCGAGACGGCATAGTTTTAGCCATTGCGACAGCCGAAAACCTCGCCCATTTGCCTTGGGAAGTGCTGCACGATGGAAACAGTTTTTTAGTGCAGAAAATACCCGGAGTTGTTCCGGTACGCTGGTTATCATCCGATGCAGTCAAGAAATTAACCATCGAAGCGACACCGGAAAATCGGGCGTTGAACCTGTTATTTATGGCAACATCGCCATTAAAAGTAGAACCGATACTCGACTTTGAGGCGGAAGAAGGTCGAATTTTGGAGGCGACGGCGCAAGCTAGACAACACTTAAATTTAATAGTAGAAGAAAGCGGTTGTTTGTCCGAGTTGGGTTATTTAATCGATAATTACGGCAAAGGATATTTTGACGTATTCCACCTCACAGGTCATGCTAACCTAACCGATGCCGGGGCGCGTTTTGTTACGGAAACCGAAATTGGCGAAGCTTACTATGCGACGGCGGAAGATATCGCCAAAGAGTTACAATTCCAAATGCCTAAACTAATTTTCCTCTCAGGTTGTCGCACTGGACAAGCGGGGAAAGTTGGCGCAGTACCTTCGATGGCGGAAGAATTGCTGAATTTGGGTGGGAAAGCGGTTTTAGGTTGGGGACAAAAAGTTTTAGATTCAGAAGCGAAGGAAGCAGCAGCAACTTTATATCAAGAGTTAGCGGCGGGAAAGCAAGTTACGGAAGCTGTTGCTTGTACTTACCAAACTTTAATTAAAATCAAAGCGCGAGATTGGCATTTGTTGCGGTTGTATGCAGCAGAGAGTTTACCGGGAAACTTAGTCACGTCTTTGAGAACGAGGGGAAGAAAACTTGCGCCTCCCGCTTCCGTTGCTACGGAGTTTTTAGACACGACGGGAAAGGTAAAAGTCCCGAAACGTGAGAGTTTTGTCGGTCGTCGCCGTCAGTTACAATCTTGTTTGCGGGCGCTAACTCAATCACCCGAAGAAGTGGGAGTATTGATTCATGGGATGGGTGGTTTGGGTAAGAGTAGTTTAGCAGCTAGGTTATCTGACAGATTACCCGATTTTGAGCGAATTGTTTGGGTAGGGCGCATCGATGAACCCAGTTTAGTGAATCGTTTGGCGGAAAAGTTGGTGGAATTTGAAGAATTGCAGAAAGTAGTACAAAAAGAAGATCAGGAATTGCGATTTCGCTTAACGCGGGTGTTTGGGAAATTGGAAGAAAAAGGGGAAAAGCCGTTTTTGCTGGTGTTGGATGATTTTGAGGATAAAAATTTAGAACCGCGTGATCGTGGGTATGTGCTGAAAACGGAAGCGGCGAGAGTTTTAGAAGCGTTAGTTTGGGCGATTCGGGAAACTAACTCGCGTCACCGTTTAATTATTACCAGTCGTTACGATTTTGAATCTACCCAGTTGCGGTATTTTTATAAGCAACCTTTGGATGCACTACAGGGGGCAGATTTAAGAAAAAAGTGCAGTCGCCTCGCTGCTTTTAGTGGGGAAGTTAAGGTAGATGAGGCGTTGCAGTCGCAAGGGAAAAGATTGGCAGATGGAAATCCTCGGTTGTTGGAATGGTTGGATAAGGTACTGGGGAATTCTGGTAAAAGTGGGATGAGTGGCGCTGGTTTAGAACTTCTTTCCATTGAAAATGTATCGGAAATTCTCACCAAAATGGAAGGCAAGCGGATTGACTTGCGGGAACAGGTTTTAGCTAAAGCTTTGCTGGAACTGATGGATGAACCGATGCAGGAAATGTTATCACGGGGACTGGTGTTTGAGTTACCTGTACCAAAAGCGGCGCTAACGGCTGTTTGCGATTCTATCCCGAATTTGTCAGGGCAGATAAATCGGGCTGTTGCTTTGGGATTATTGGAAGTTAGTCCTGATGCGTCGCTACGAGTTCCGCGCATTTTGCCTTTAAAGTTACCGGAAAATGGGGAAAGTTTGAATCGGCTTGCTGCTGAGGTGTTGTATCGTCTTTGGTGGGAGGAGTCGGAAACTTCTACTGAGGAACAACGGCTAGAAATTCATCGGTTGGCGTTGCGAGGAAATGTAGAAAATATTGCTGTTGAAATGGCAGCTACTCTAGCAAGATATTGGAAGAATAGAAGCAGATTTCGAGAAGCTGTACAGTTATGTAAATCAACTTTAGAAATAGCTGAAAACTATCGAATTTTGCATGAGTTAGCTAGATCTCAGCAAGAATTAGGCGAGGTTATTCAAGCAAAAATCTATTATCAGCAAGCCTTAGATAATTGTCTAGCAGAAGACGAAACAGAGAAAGCAGCAATTATTCACAACCTGGGGTATCTCAAAGCCAACACCGGAGACATTGCTGGTGCGATCGCACTTTACGAACAATCTTTAACTATTACTGAAGGTATCGGCGACATCCAAACTAAAGCGGCGACTTTGCACGAACTGGGAAGACTCAAAGCCAACACCGGAGACGTTGCTGGTGCGATCGCACTTTACGAACAATCTTTAGCTATTAATGAAAGTATCGGCAACCTCCAAGGTAAAGCGACGACTTTGCACGAACTGGGAAGACTCAAAGCCAACACCGGAGACATTGCAGGGGCGATCGCACTTTACGAACAATCTTTAGCTATTACTGAAGGTATCGGCGACATCCAAACTAAAGCGGCGACTTTGCACGAACTGGGAAGACTCAAAGCCAACACCGGAGACATTGCAGGGGCGATCGCACTTTTTAAACAATCTTTAGCTATTACTGAAGGTATCGGCGACATCCAAACTAAAGCGATGACATTACAATGGTTAGGATGGTTAGCTGCTACCGAACAAGGAGACTTTGAAACAGGATTAAATTACTTACAGCAATCTCTAGAAATATTGCAGCATATCCAATCTCCCGGATCTGAAACAGTGAGGGAAATCATTGCCAGAGTTCAACAGTTAGCAGACAGTAAATGA
- a CDS encoding DUF3368 domain-containing protein — protein MPETTVIVNTSPLLYLHQVGQLQLLQQLYGKVTVPTAVPQELEAGKLLGVNVPEINSFEWIEVRPVASIALIPAVIDLGQGEAEVLALGLEISDPLLIFDDKLARRIADLYKLKYTGTLGILVKAKQRGYLDSVAPIIAMLQSQGMWLNDKIINDILRLCGEVEP, from the coding sequence ATGCCTGAAACTACAGTCATTGTTAACACATCGCCATTGTTGTATCTTCATCAAGTAGGACAATTACAATTACTTCAACAATTGTACGGTAAAGTTACAGTTCCTACTGCTGTACCGCAAGAGTTAGAAGCTGGAAAGTTGTTAGGAGTAAATGTTCCTGAAATCAATTCTTTCGAATGGATTGAGGTTCGCCCAGTTGCGTCAATTGCTCTTATACCTGCTGTAATTGATTTAGGACAAGGTGAAGCAGAAGTATTGGCGCTTGGGTTGGAAATTTCCGATCCTTTATTGATTTTTGATGATAAATTAGCTCGTCGAATCGCCGATTTATATAAGTTGAAATATACTGGCACACTTGGCATTTTAGTCAAAGCAAAACAAAGAGGTTATCTGGATTCTGTTGCACCGATTATTGCGATGCTTCAAAGTCAAGGAATGTGGTTAAATGACAAGATTATTAATGATATTCTAAGATTGTGTGGAGAGGTGGAGCCATAA
- a CDS encoding UPF0175 family protein, which translates to MSTVQLEIPEEVLISLKETPATIAREMQILAAVKLFELGKLSSGRAAQLAGMPRVQFLLLLGKYQVSPFSLTTEELERDVQNA; encoded by the coding sequence ATGAGTACAGTTCAACTCGAAATTCCCGAAGAAGTATTAATTAGCCTGAAAGAAACACCCGCAACGATTGCTAGAGAAATGCAAATATTAGCGGCTGTTAAACTATTTGAATTGGGTAAATTATCATCGGGACGTGCTGCACAGTTAGCAGGAATGCCGCGAGTACAATTTCTGCTTTTACTAGGAAAATATCAGGTATCGCCGTTTTCTTTAACAACGGAAGAATTAGAGCGAGATGTGCAAAATGCCTGA
- a CDS encoding Uma2 family endonuclease produces MVVNPDRKFMTPQEYLDWEEQQPIKYEYINGEVFARSKEALGHNSIIINLASALNSHTRGKGCRVFMIGAKLGVSENGSFHYHDVVVTCDERDKRAIKAIYYPCLIVEVLSPSTESFDRGKKFQQYRRISTLREYVLISAEEMMVECFRLNEKGSWELSTYAEGEEIYLSSVDFRCGIELLYEDVVFEDAENEKAI; encoded by the coding sequence ATGGTAGTCAATCCCGATCGCAAATTTATGACTCCCCAGGAATATCTCGACTGGGAAGAACAACAACCAATTAAATACGAATATATTAACGGCGAAGTTTTTGCGAGGAGTAAGGAGGCGCTTGGGCATAATTCGATTATCATTAATTTAGCTTCAGCCCTCAACTCGCATACCAGAGGTAAAGGGTGTAGAGTATTTATGATAGGTGCTAAATTGGGTGTATCTGAAAATGGTTCTTTTCACTATCATGATGTAGTGGTAACTTGCGATGAAAGGGATAAACGAGCTATTAAAGCAATTTATTATCCTTGTTTAATTGTGGAGGTACTTTCGCCAAGTACGGAAAGTTTCGATCGCGGTAAAAAATTCCAACAATATCGTCGTATTTCCACTCTGAGAGAATACGTTTTAATAAGTGCGGAAGAAATGATGGTAGAATGTTTTCGACTGAATGAAAAAGGAAGTTGGGAACTTTCTACTTATGCAGAAGGAGAGGAAATTTATTTAAGTAGCGTGGATTTTCGGTGTGGAATCGAACTTTTGTATGAAGATGTAGTCTTTGAAGATGCAGAAAATGAAAAAGCGATCTGA
- a CDS encoding type II toxin-antitoxin system HicB family antitoxin, giving the protein MIQEYIQKAMETAHYEMLEEGEGFYGEIPGATGVWATGSTLESCRKELLEVLEEWILIGIAMGHQLPEFDGITLKVESVA; this is encoded by the coding sequence ATGATTCAGGAATATATTCAGAAAGCGATGGAAACGGCACACTACGAAATGCTTGAAGAAGGTGAAGGCTTTTATGGCGAAATTCCTGGTGCAACTGGTGTATGGGCAACAGGTAGTACGTTGGAAAGCTGTCGCAAGGAACTATTAGAAGTGCTGGAGGAATGGATACTGATTGGGATTGCTATGGGTCATCAATTGCCGGAATTCGACGGCATAACCTTAAAAGTCGAATCTGTTGCCTAA
- a CDS encoding type II toxin-antitoxin system HicA family toxin, protein MPPFGPISRRDLIAALRAAGFEGPFSGKKHQFMLRDGLRVRIPNPHQGDIRESLLGRILKQAGISQDEWQNL, encoded by the coding sequence ATGCCACCTTTTGGCCCGATCTCCCGCCGCGACTTGATTGCAGCTTTGCGTGCTGCTGGCTTTGAAGGCCCATTTTCAGGGAAAAAACACCAATTTATGCTCAGGGATGGTCTCCGAGTTCGTATTCCCAACCCACATCAAGGAGATATTAGAGAGAGTTTGCTAGGAAGAATTTTGAAACAAGCAGGAATTTCACAAGATGAATGGCAAAATTTATAG
- the glmS gene encoding glutamine--fructose-6-phosphate transaminase (isomerizing): protein MCGIVGYIGTQAASEILLAGLEKLEYRGYDSAGIATVWEGDVHCVRAKGKLQNLREKLAGNENPAQIGIGHTRWATHGKPEEYNAHPHMDTAMRVAVVQNGIIENYRELREELKSRGHKFRSDTDTEVIPHLIAEFLAQSATATPAHSPSRLVEAVRQAVNKLEGAFAIAVIGADYPDELIVARQQAPLAIGFGSGEFFCASDTPAIVPYTRTVLTLENGELARLTPLGVEVYNFAGDRLRKTPRTLNWNPILVEKQGFRHFMLKEIYEQPGVVRTCLEAYLNSDWHSSNGKPPVNLSLPAELYTDLEQIQIVACGTSWHASLVGKYLLEQLAGIPTTVQYASEFRYAPPPLMPNTLTIGVTQSGETADTLAALAMEKERRMNQPPQFKPRLLGITNRPESSLGLLVSHLIDTHAGIEIGVAATKTFIAQLVAFYCLAIDLAYRRQTLSADSLEKILEGLRLLPAEIEMILEVQERYIEELAHGFVDTQDFIFIGRGINYPIALEGALKLKEISYIHAEGYPAGEMKHGPIALLDAKVPVVAIAMPGGVNYEKVLSNAQEAKARDSQLIGVTPKDEGEAAEIFDRLLPVAMVDEILSPIVTVIPLQLLAYHIAARRGLDVDQPRNLAKSVTVE from the coding sequence ATGTGCGGAATCGTTGGCTATATAGGTACCCAAGCAGCTAGCGAAATTTTATTGGCAGGATTAGAAAAACTGGAATACCGGGGGTATGATTCTGCTGGCATTGCCACAGTTTGGGAGGGTGATGTTCATTGCGTGCGGGCGAAGGGGAAGCTTCAGAACTTGCGGGAAAAACTAGCAGGTAATGAAAACCCAGCCCAAATTGGCATCGGACACACACGCTGGGCTACCCACGGCAAGCCAGAAGAGTATAATGCACATCCTCATATGGATACTGCCATGCGAGTGGCGGTGGTGCAAAATGGCATTATTGAAAATTATCGGGAGTTGCGCGAAGAACTCAAAAGCAGAGGACACAAATTCCGTTCGGATACGGATACAGAGGTAATTCCCCACTTAATTGCGGAATTTTTAGCCCAATCTGCGACTGCCACTCCCGCCCACTCTCCGTCTCGGTTAGTGGAGGCGGTGCGACAAGCTGTGAATAAACTGGAGGGGGCTTTTGCGATCGCAGTTATCGGTGCAGATTATCCCGATGAGTTGATCGTAGCCCGACAGCAGGCTCCTTTGGCGATCGGTTTCGGATCGGGAGAGTTTTTCTGCGCTTCGGATACACCGGCGATCGTACCCTATACTCGCACGGTGCTGACACTGGAAAATGGCGAACTCGCTCGCCTGACGCCCCTGGGAGTTGAGGTTTACAATTTTGCAGGGGACAGGCTCAGAAAAACTCCCCGCACGCTCAACTGGAACCCCATCCTAGTCGAAAAACAGGGTTTCCGTCACTTCATGCTCAAAGAAATCTACGAACAGCCGGGAGTAGTGCGGACTTGTTTGGAAGCATATTTAAACAGCGATTGGCATTCTTCTAATGGTAAGCCGCCAGTTAACTTGTCTCTGCCTGCGGAACTTTATACAGACTTAGAGCAAATTCAAATTGTGGCTTGCGGAACAAGTTGGCACGCTAGTTTAGTTGGTAAATATTTGCTGGAACAACTAGCGGGAATTCCCACCACAGTACAGTACGCTTCTGAGTTTCGCTACGCACCGCCACCGCTAATGCCAAATACCCTGACGATTGGGGTTACCCAATCAGGGGAAACAGCAGATACTCTAGCTGCTTTGGCAATGGAAAAAGAGCGTCGCATGAATCAGCCGCCGCAATTTAAACCGCGACTGTTGGGGATTACTAACCGCCCTGAAAGTTCTCTCGGTTTGTTAGTATCTCACCTCATCGATACTCACGCGGGGATTGAGATTGGCGTGGCGGCAACTAAAACATTTATTGCACAGTTAGTGGCGTTTTACTGTTTGGCAATAGATTTGGCTTATCGCCGCCAAACTTTGTCTGCTGATTCTCTAGAGAAAATTCTGGAGGGTTTGCGCTTGCTTCCTGCGGAAATTGAAATGATTTTAGAGGTTCAGGAGAGGTATATCGAAGAGTTAGCCCACGGTTTTGTGGATACTCAAGATTTTATCTTTATCGGTCGGGGAATTAATTACCCAATTGCTTTGGAGGGGGCGCTGAAACTGAAGGAAATCAGTTATATTCATGCGGAAGGTTATCCGGCTGGGGAAATGAAACACGGGCCGATCGCATTATTAGATGCTAAAGTACCTGTGGTGGCTATTGCTATGCCCGGTGGCGTTAATTACGAGAAAGTTCTCTCCAACGCCCAGGAAGCCAAAGCCCGCGATTCCCAGTTAATTGGGGTAACGCCGAAGGATGAGGGAGAAGCAGCAGAAATATTCGATCGCCTTTTACCGGTAGCGATGGTAGATGAAATTCTCTCTCCAATTGTGACGGTAATTCCTCTGCAATTATTGGCTTATCATATTGCAGCACGTCGCGGTTTAGATGTGGATCAACCTCGCAATTTGGCGAAGTCGGTAACGGTGGAATAG
- the psaC gene encoding photosystem I iron-sulfur center protein PsaC: MSHSVKIYDTCIGCTQCVRACPTDVLEMVPWDGCKAAQIASSPRTEDCVGCKRCETACPTDFLSIRVYLGAETTRSMGLAY, translated from the coding sequence ATGTCTCATTCCGTAAAAATCTACGATACCTGCATTGGCTGCACTCAATGCGTCCGGGCTTGCCCAACTGACGTACTGGAGATGGTTCCCTGGGATGGCTGCAAAGCCGCCCAGATTGCCTCATCTCCCCGTACAGAAGACTGCGTAGGCTGCAAGCGGTGCGAAACTGCTTGTCCTACTGACTTTCTCAGCATTCGGGTTTACCTGGGGGCTGAAACGACTCGCAGTATGGGCTTAGCATACTAG